The Desulfuromonadaceae bacterium genome includes the window CGTTACCGATACCACCAATCATGTGGTCATGATTAACCGCGCGGCTGAGCGGTTAATCGGGGCGATGTCCAGCGAAGTTGTCGGCCAATCGATTGAAACGGTGCTGAGTGATACCAGTATACTGGGTGGTTTGACTTCGGTTTTGCTTGGAGAGAAGCCGTTTTTGACGATAGTTGTTGAGATGGAAGGGGGTGAGCGCGATGAAGCCTGTTTGGTTGAGGCGCGTATCGCACCAGTGCGGAGAAAATCCGGAAATTATTCCGGAGCAGTGACAATTTTGCGTGACGTGACGCGCGAACGCGAGATTGATCGCATGAAGAGCGAGTTCGTTTCGATTGCTGCTCACGAGTTACGCACCCCGCTGACAACGGTGCTCGGCTATGCTGAACTGTTGCTCAATGAAGCGGATACAGACGGTTTTGATCGTGAACAAAAACGCGAATTTCTGGGTTACATCTATGATAAGGGTGAAATTTTAAAACGGATTATCGATGACATGCTCGACCTCGGACGGATTGAGTCTCGCCGCCCGATTATCCTTGAAAAATCCGATTGTGAAATGGTCCAGCTGATGCGCAGTACGCTGGAACATTTACGTAAGGAAAATCCCCGTTATCGTTTTGCAATGGATTGTCATAGCGACGGGTTGGTGATCAATATCGATCAGCAGAAAATCAGTCAGGTGTTCGATAACGTGCTCAGCAATGCCGTCAAATACTCTCCCGCCGGTGGTCTGATCAACGTGGTCGGCAAGGTTGAGGGAGAGGTGTTGCTTATTTCGGTCACCGATCAGGGCATCGGTATGACGGCAGGGCAGATGGCGCGTGCATTCGAAAAGTTTTATCGGGCGGACAGCAGTGATACGGCGGTCGGGGGGTTAGGACTCGGATTGAGTATCTGTAAAAATATTGTTGAGGCACACGGCGGCAAGATCTGGATGGAGAGTGCTCCCGGCGAGGGCACGACGGTGCATTTTTCCTTGCCACTCACATAACTCAGCGGGATTCCCCCTGTCAAATGGATCAATCGTACCATCAAACGGGCGGATGACTTTAATCATCCGCCCGTTTGATGGTTTGCGTCTTGCTGTGAAGATCAGCTGATAGCGACCAACTCCAGGTCGAAGGTCAGGTCTTTCCCCGCCAACGGGTGATTGGCGTCAATGGTGATGGTCTTGTCATCCATTTCAGTGACCGTGACGATCAGCGGTTCGCCTGCTTCCTGCATCATCTGTAATTGCATTCCCAGTTCAGGGGTCAGATCTTCAGGCAGTTGTTCACGGTCAACCTGCGCGATCAGTTGATCCATCAGCGGACCGTAGGCGTCTTCCGCGGCAATGGTGACGGTCTTTTTTCCATTGATTGACATACCGATCACCGCTTTTTCAAAACCGGGGATAACTTGTTGTTCACCGATCCTGAATTCAAGTGGGTCACGGTCCCTGGATGAGTCGAACAGCTCGCCATCGCTCAAAGTGCCCTGATAATGAATTTTGACGGAATCCCCTTGTTTAGCATAGGTCATGTTTTCTTCTTTCTTTCAAGGTTGTTGGATCACACCGGAGCAGCCACACCTCGCTCATGGCTGAGGCGGTCAGGAACAGCCGGCGGTGGAGAGGAATGGGGACTATAACGTTTTTTCGTCATTTGTAAAATTCAGGCCCGCAGCCCCAACAGTTTACGTCTGATTCCCGTCGATCCGTGGCTGTTGCGGATCAGGGCGCAATTGTTTGGCGTGCGTGAAGTACCCTCGATAACCGAGCAGGACGATAAGCAACGAGGTCACGCCAACGCTGCCGACAATGGCACACATGATCACGATCTGGTAGCGGACCGCAATCATCGGTTCAATGCCCGAAAGAATCTGCCCGGTCATCATCCCCGGCATAGCGACGATCCCCATCGCTGCCATGGTGTTGGTCGAAGGGATCAGCGCGGCGCGAAACGCCTCACGGATCGCTTCACGGCAGGCGCGTCGGGGCGTGGCACCAAGACACAGCCAGCACTCGATTTCTTCCCGGCGGTTGCGAATTTCACTCGCCAGTCGTTCGGCGGCAAGGCTGGCAGCGTTCATGGTGTTGCCGATAATCATTCCGGCCAGCGGGATCAGGTATTGGGGGTCATACCAGGGGGTAAAGCCGACGATCGCGATGCAGAGGATAAAGGTTACCGCGCCGCAGCCGACCAGCAAAGAACCACCGATAATGCGATAAAAACGCGGCATGCGATCTTTGACCCGCTCGCCGATGACTTGCATGGCAAAGCCGAGCATCACCAGCAGGATGAGCAGGATCGCACCGGGATGGGGGATGGCGAAGACCAGATGAAGGACATAACCGACCGCCAGCAATTGGGCGACCATGCGAAATGATGCCCAGAGCAGTTGACGTTCACGACCGATACGTTGCCAGCGTGACAGGGCGAGGCTGACCAGAATCAGGGTATAGGCCAGTGCAAGGTCAGAGAGACTGAGATCGACGATGGCATTATTCATCGGCGACCTTCACTGTTGCGGGCTCGGCCAGAAAGTCGCGAAGCGCGACGCTTCGCGGATGGTTCAGTAATCGCGTTGGCGGCCCGGTTTCAATCAGCTTGCCGTTTTCAAGATAGAGTAGTTGCGTGGCGACACGTTCACACAGCCGCAGGTCGTGACTGATCATCACGACCGTCAGGCCGCTCTCGATCAGCAGATTCGCAAGGCGATCCGCCGTGCGCCGGTCGAGGGCGCCGGTCGGTTCGTCGAGGAGCAGCACCTGTGGTTCAAGGAGCAGGGTTCGGGCGAGGGCGACACGTTGCTGTTGGCCGATTGAGAGAGTCTGGGCAATTTGCCCGAGCAGCTCCGGTTCGAGCTGGCAGCGACGGAGAAGCTCGCCTTGTTGCGTGTCGGTCTTTTGCGGCCGTCCGTGCAGGGCCAGGGGAATCCGCAGGTTGTCGCGGACAGTGCCGGGAAACATCAGCGGTTTTTGCGGCAGCAGGGAGACGGTGCGGCGCAGCAGCAGCGGGTCGATGGTGGTGATATCTTGTTCGTCGAGAAATATTTTTCCGGAGGTCGGATCGTCGAGACGGTTAAGCAGGCGCAGCAGGGTGGTCTTCCCCCCTCCGGACGGACCGATCAGAGCGCTAATGGTGCCGCTTGGGATGCTCGCGGAAATATCGTCGAGAACGACCTTCAAGCCGTAAGGCAGGGGGCAGGTTTTAGAGATATTTGTAAAACGCAGGGTCATGTCAGCGGCTTATGATCTTTGTGACTGAAACGTTCTCCGTTTTCTCGCAACCGCCGTATCACCTGTTTCATGTCCTCCCAAACCTCACGCTTGGATGAGGGATTGCGCAGCAGGTACGCCGGATGAAAAGTTGGCATTAGTGGAATCCCTGCGTACTCCTCCCAATGTCCGCGTAACTGGCTGATCGGGATCGTCTTACGCAACAAACTCTGGGCGGCAAATTTCCCCAGTGCAACAATCATCTCTGGTTGAATTGCAGCCAGTTGCCGGCGCAGAAATACTTCACACGTCGCGATTTCTTCAGGGTGTGGATCGCGATTGCCGGGGGGGCGGCACTTGACGACATTGCAGATGTAGACCTCCGCCCGACTCAGGCCGATGGCGGCAATGATGCGGTCAAGGAGCTGCCCCGCTTCACCGACAAACGGTTCGCCACGTTGATCCTCTTCGCGCCCCGGGCCCTCGCCGACAAAAACCAGCCGCGCATTCGGGTCGCCGACGCCAAAGACCAGTCTGGTGCGTTTTTCACAGAGCGGACAACGTTGACAATCTCCGAGCTCAACGGTAATTTCTTCAAGCGTTTCTTGCCGACAAGGGACGCCGTTGTGAGAGATGGATTCTCCCGGTGGGCAAGGGGCTGGTTCGCGTGGTGCGGAAGCGATAAACTCAGTGACCCCGTAATCATGTAACTGGGTCAAGAGCGCACGCGCCGCGCCGACCGCTTCATACATGTCGTTGCTGATTTGATCGGGCATGGTCCTTTACAACTCCCGTGTGCTGAACTATTCTCTAAGGAGCTGCAAACAAATAACATGGGCATCTTGCATCTCATCTTCAGGCCATCTTTAGCCGAACTTCAATCGTCAAATCCTCGACGTAACCCTGCTACGTCTGTGGTTTGGCTCAATCAGTGCGGCCAAATCTGACCTGAATCTGAGCGCAATCTTGAACCATATTATTCATTTACAACGCCTGAGCATGAAAGGTAACGTGCTGAAAATATTATTTATCCTCGTTTTACTGCTATTGTCTCCCGACTGCGTCTGGGCCTGGGGGGTCGGTGCGCACTTGCAGTTCGGCGCGGAAATTCTCGGTGCCTTGGATGCCCTGCCTGAGGCGACGGCGGCGTTGTTGCGTGCCTGGCCGCACGATTTTCTCTATGGCTGTATCAGCGCCGATATCACCCTTGCCAAAAAATATACCCATCATTCGAAGCATTGTCATTCGTGGCGGATGGGAAGAAAAATTCTTGCTGCTGCGAAAAACGATGCGCAACGCGCTTGTGGCTACGGTTACCTGGCTCACCTGGCCGCCGATTCGGTTGCTCATTGCTACTTTGTGCCGTACAAACTGGTGCGGACGTACAACACCGTTATCCATCGTCACGCTTATTGGGAAATGCGCTTTGAAAGTCGGGTTCCTGCAGCAATCTGGGAGCTGGCACGCGATGTTGCCCAGCGCAAATTTCGCCAGCACGATGCGATGATGCGCAGGGTGCTGTCCGATACCATTTTTTCGTTTAAAACCAATAAACATTTATTCAACTCGTTGTTGTTGCTCAATCGTCTCCATCAGTGGCAACAGGTGTTGCGCGCGATGGAAGGCTCCTCGCGTTGGCGAATTGCAGATGTCGATCGTGAAGAATATCTGACCCATTCGGTGCAGGCAATTTTCAGTATTTTAAACGAGGGGGATGATAGCCCTTTTTTCAGGGCTGATCCGACCGGAGAACGGGCTTTGACCGCTGCCGCCATCCTGCGTAAAAACCTCCATCATCTGTGGCTCGAAGGGAAACTCTCCACTGAAGACGCAGCACTGATTCTCGACGGGCTGAAAATCCGTTTTCGCGACGGGGTGCTGAATCCAGACGAGATTCTTGATCTGATTGCCGTTACCTGATCGTCGTTAGCTGTCCGCATCAACCCCACGCATCACAGAGTCAAACCCAGGATTCGGTCGAGAAGCTGGTTCGCGACGGCCTCTTTCGTCATCAGAGGCAGCTCCTCAATCCGCCCGCCACGGTAAAGCAGTCGCACGATGTTGGTGTCACCATCGAAACCGGCCCCTTCCTGGCTGATGTCATTGGCGACAATCAGGTCAAGATTCTTCTGCTCCAGCTTCGCGGCAGCGTTGTCGAGCAAATTTTCCGTTTCTGCGGCAAAACCGACCAGAATGGCTCGCCCTTTATCCTCGCCGATCTCTGCCAGGATGTCGGGGGTTTTCTCCAGCGCCAGAATCATGTCGAAAGCGTCGCTCTTTTTGATCTTTTTATCGGCCCGCGTTGCCGGTCGGTAATCGGCCACCGCCGCAGCCTTGATAATGATGTCCGCCTGAGGCGCGTGGTTTAGCATCGCCGTGCGCATCTGTTGTGCCGAGGTGACGTCAATGCGCTCCACTCCATGCGGCTGCGGCAAACAGGTCGGGCCGGAGACAAGAATGGTGCGGGCACCTCGCTGGCGGGCAGCGGCGGCGATAGCATAGCCCATTTTGCCGGAGGAATAATTGCTGATGAAGCGCACTGGATCAATTTCCTCGCGGGTCGGTCCCGCGCTGATCAGCACCGTTCGCCCGGCCAGATCATTGGGCGTCAGCAACTCCAGTGTCTTTGCGAAGATTGCTGCCGGTTCGGGAAGCTTGCCTTTCCCTTCCCAACCGCAGGCAAGCATTCCGCTGATCGGGTCAAGGATGCGGTAGCCGTTGTTCTGCAGCCGCTGACGATTGTCGGTACAGATGGAATTTTCCCACATATTGACGTTCATGGCCGGGGCAAGGAGAATCGGTGCCCTGGTTGCCATCAGGGTTGTGGTCAGCAGGTCGTCCGCAATGCCGCCCGCCAGTTTGCCGATGACGTTGGCGGTCGCGGGGGCAACGACGCAAATGTCGGCACGCTCGGCAAGCGCAATATGGCTGATCTCACTCTCCTGATAAAGATTGAACAGATTCGTATGAACGGGGTTGCCACTGAGGGTCTGGAACGTCAGCGGA containing:
- the fetB gene encoding iron export ABC transporter permease subunit FetB, whose protein sequence is MNNAIVDLSLSDLALAYTLILVSLALSRWQRIGRERQLLWASFRMVAQLLAVGYVLHLVFAIPHPGAILLILLVMLGFAMQVIGERVKDRMPRFYRIIGGSLLVGCGAVTFILCIAIVGFTPWYDPQYLIPLAGMIIGNTMNAASLAAERLASEIRNRREEIECWLCLGATPRRACREAIREAFRAALIPSTNTMAAMGIVAMPGMMTGQILSGIEPMIAVRYQIVIMCAIVGSVGVTSLLIVLLGYRGYFTHAKQLRPDPQQPRIDGNQT
- a CDS encoding ATP-binding cassette domain-containing protein; the protein is MTLRFTNISKTCPLPYGLKVVLDDISASIPSGTISALIGPSGGGKTTLLRLLNRLDDPTSGKIFLDEQDITTIDPLLLRRTVSLLPQKPLMFPGTVRDNLRIPLALHGRPQKTDTQQGELLRRCQLEPELLGQIAQTLSIGQQQRVALARTLLLEPQVLLLDEPTGALDRRTADRLANLLIESGLTVVMISHDLRLCERVATQLLYLENGKLIETGPPTRLLNHPRSVALRDFLAEPATVKVADE
- a CDS encoding zinc dependent phospholipase C family protein; translated protein: MKGNVLKILFILVLLLLSPDCVWAWGVGAHLQFGAEILGALDALPEATAALLRAWPHDFLYGCISADITLAKKYTHHSKHCHSWRMGRKILAAAKNDAQRACGYGYLAHLAADSVAHCYFVPYKLVRTYNTVIHRHAYWEMRFESRVPAAIWELARDVAQRKFRQHDAMMRRVLSDTIFSFKTNKHLFNSLLLLNRLHQWQQVLRAMEGSSRWRIADVDREEYLTHSVQAIFSILNEGDDSPFFRADPTGERALTAAAILRKNLHHLWLEGKLSTEDAALILDGLKIRFRDGVLNPDEILDLIAVT
- a CDS encoding peptidylprolyl isomerase; this encodes MTYAKQGDSVKIHYQGTLSDGELFDSSRDRDPLEFRIGEQQVIPGFEKAVIGMSINGKKTVTIAAEDAYGPLMDQLIAQVDREQLPEDLTPELGMQLQMMQEAGEPLIVTVTEMDDKTITIDANHPLAGKDLTFDLELVAIS
- a CDS encoding uracil-DNA glycosylase, translated to MPDQISNDMYEAVGAARALLTQLHDYGVTEFIASAPREPAPCPPGESISHNGVPCRQETLEEITVELGDCQRCPLCEKRTRLVFGVGDPNARLVFVGEGPGREEDQRGEPFVGEAGQLLDRIIAAIGLSRAEVYICNVVKCRPPGNRDPHPEEIATCEVFLRRQLAAIQPEMIVALGKFAAQSLLRKTIPISQLRGHWEEYAGIPLMPTFHPAYLLRNPSSKREVWEDMKQVIRRLRENGERFSHKDHKPLT
- the coaBC gene encoding bifunctional phosphopantothenoylcysteine decarboxylase/phosphopantothenate--cysteine ligase CoaBC; the encoded protein is MLQGKEIILGVCGGIAAYKAAELTRLYIKANANVHVVMTRAAQEFITPLTFQTLSGNPVHTNLFNLYQESEISHIALAERADICVVAPATANVIGKLAGGIADDLLTTTLMATRAPILLAPAMNVNMWENSICTDNRQRLQNNGYRILDPISGMLACGWEGKGKLPEPAAIFAKTLELLTPNDLAGRTVLISAGPTREEIDPVRFISNYSSGKMGYAIAAAARQRGARTILVSGPTCLPQPHGVERIDVTSAQQMRTAMLNHAPQADIIIKAAAVADYRPATRADKKIKKSDAFDMILALEKTPDILAEIGEDKGRAILVGFAAETENLLDNAAAKLEQKNLDLIVANDISQEGAGFDGDTNIVRLLYRGGRIEELPLMTKEAVANQLLDRILGLTL